The Sus scrofa isolate TJ Tabasco breed Duroc chromosome X, Sscrofa11.1, whole genome shotgun sequence genome has a segment encoding these proteins:
- the GPR173 gene encoding probable G-protein coupled receptor 173 has translation MANTTGEPEEVSGALSPPSASAYVKLVLLGLIMCVSLAGNAILSLLVLKERALHKAPYYFLLDLCLADGIRSAVCFPFVLASVRHGSSWTFSALSCKIVAFMAVLFCFHAAFMLFCISVTRYMAIAHHRFYAKRMTLWTCAAVICMAWTLSVAMAFPPVFDVGTYKFIREEDQCIFEHRYFKANDTLGFMLMLAVLMAATHAVYGKLLLFEYRHRKMKPVQMVPAISQNWTFHGPGATGQAAANWIAGFGRGPMPPTLLGIRQNGHAASRRLLGMDEVKGEKQLGRMFYAITLLFLLLWSPYIVACYWRVFVKACAVPHRYLATAVWMSFAQAAVNPIVCFLLNKDLKKCLRTHAPCWGTGGAPAPREPYCVM, from the coding sequence ATGGCCAACACCACTGGAGAGCCCGAGGAGGTGAGCGGCGCACTGTCTCCACCATCAGCATCGGCTTACGTGAAGCTGGTGCTGCTGGGACTGATCATGTGCGTGAGCCTGGCGGGCAACGCCATCTTGTCCCTGCTGGTGCTCAAGGAGCGTGCTCTGCACAAGGCTCCTTACTACTTTTTGCTGGACCTGTGCCTGGCCGACGGCATACGCTCTGCCGTCTGCTTCCCCTTTGTGCTAGCTTCTGTGCGCCACGGCTCCTCATGGACCTTCAGTGCACTCAGCTGCAAGATTGTGGCCTTTATGGCCGTGCTCTTTTGCTTCCACGCGGCCTTCATGCTGTTCTGCATCAGCGTCACCCGCTACATGGCCATTGCCCACCACCGCTTCTACGCCAAGCGCATGACACTCTGGACATGTGCAGCTGTCATCTGCATGGCCTGGACCCTGTCTGTGGCCATGGCCTTCCCACCTGTCTTCGACGTGGGCACCTACAAGTTTATCCGTGAGGAGGACCAGTGCATCTTTGAGCATCGCTACTTCAAGGCCAATGACACGCTGGGCTTCATGCTTAtgttggctgtgctcatggcagcCACACATGCTGTCTATGGCAAGCTGCTCCTATTTGAGTATCGTCACCGCAAGATGAAGCCCGTTCAGATGGTGCCAGCCATCAGCCAGAACTGGACATTCCATGGCCCTGGTGCCACCGGCCAGGCTGCTGCCAACTGGATCGCTGGCTTTGGCCGTGGGCCCATGCCACCAACCCTGCTGGGTATCCGGCAGAATGGGCACGCAGCCAGCCGGCGGCTGCTGGGCATGGACGAGGTCAAGGGTGAAAAGCAGCTGGGCCGTATGTTCTACGCGATCACACTGCTCTTTCTGCTCCTCTGGTCACCCTACATTGTGGCCTGCTACTGGCGAGTGTTTGTGAAAGCCTGCGCCGTGCCCCACCGTTACCTGGCCACTGCTGTTTGGATGAGCTTCGCCCAGGCTGCCGTCAACCCCATCGTCTGCTTCCTGCTCAACAAGGACCTCAAGAAGTGCCTGAGGACTCACGCCCCCTGCTGGGGCACAGGAGGTGCCCCGGCTCCTAGAGAACCCTACTGTGTCATGTGA
- the TSPYL2 gene encoding testis-specific Y-encoded-like protein 2 isoform X2, producing the protein MDRPDEGPPAKARRLSGSEPPQNELQPPPPPPPPPLLRLPLPPPQQRPRLREETEAAQVLADMRGVGLGPTLPPPPPYVILEEGGIRAYFTLGAGGPGWEPAMESGYGGAPPPTESLETFSPSEVAGGSLEIDFQVTEPSSFAGEKALETCSARGRGYQRLAGPRGREETVIIVEDDDEDEKESVRKRRRRRKRKPRKVKKESREKNAEKIECILQALENIQLDLEAVNIKAGKAFLRLKRKFIQMRRPFLERRDLIIQHIPGFWVKAFLNHPKISILINQRDEDIFRYLTNLQVQDLRHISMGYKMKLYFQTNPYFTNMVIVKEFQRNRSGRLVSHSTPIRWHRGQEPQAHRHRNQDASHSFFSWFSNHSLPEADRIAEIIKNDLWVNPVRYYMMGEGGYRASRKKQEKEESKNRDEYEVVIVEDSDDYHIMEDIIGETSDSDGITDNETIHDIKISDFMETTDCFETTDNEITDVSESLCDSECPGHNETTDNNESPDDNETTDNNESADDNETTDNNESTDDNNENPDDNNENPSDNSENPEDNNTDDNEENPDDNEENTDDNDENADGDENPSGDDENPKGGNHGSNGNNQDNSGSDNGDNDGSDIEDNDSNEGDNEGSDDGNEGDNEGSDDDDRDIEDYENDFEDSDKDHHNSTYDDEVENIFEEESSVEEEEEEGSEEASEQEGEDSDDEEGSEEEEGIEEDSEGGEDSEDSDMEEVLQVQNPWANPGKRGKMG; encoded by the exons ATGGACCGCCCGGATGAGGGGCCTCCAGCCAAGGCCCGTCGCCTCAGTGGCTCCGAGCCCCCTCAGAACGAGCTGCagccgccgcctccgccgcctccgccgcctcTCCTGCGCCTGCCCCTGCCTCCACCTCAGCAGCGCCCGAGGCTCCGGGAGGAAACCGAGGCAGCACAGGTGCTGGCTGACATGAGGGGGGTGGGACTGGGCCCCACTCTGCCCCCACCGCCGCCCTATGTCATTCTAGAGGAGGGGGGGATTCGCGCGTATTtcaccctgggggctgggggtcccGGCTGGGAGCCCGCGATGGAGTCAGGGTATGGGGGGGCGCCCCCTCCCACGGAGAGCCTGGAAACATTCTCTCCCTCGGAGGTTGCTGGGGGAAGCCTGGAGATTGACTTCCAGGTGACGGAGCCCAGCAGCTTTGCAGGAGAGAAGGCCCTAGAAACCTGTAGCGCAAGGGGGCGGGGGTACCAGAGGTTAGCTGGCCCACGGGGGAGGGAAGAGACCGTCATCATCGTGGAAGACGACGACGAGGATGAAAAGGAGAgtgtgaggaagaggaggaggaggaggaagaggaagcccaggaaggtgaagaaggaaagcagagagaagaatgCCGAGAAGATAGAGTGCATCCTGCAGGCGCTGGAAAATATTCAGCTGGACCTGGAGGCGGTGAATATCAAGGCGGGCAAGGCCTTCCTCCGTCTCAAGCGCAAGTTCATTCAGATGCGAAGACCCTTCCTGGAGCGCAGAGATCTCATCATCCAGCATATCCCAGGCTTCTGGGTCAAAGCA TTCCTCAACCACCCCAAAATTTCAATCTTGATCAACCAACGTGATGAAGACATTTTCCGCTACTTGACCAATCTGCAG GTACAGGATCTCAGACATATCTCCATGGGCTATAAAATGAAGCTGTACTTCCAGACAAACCCCTACTTCACAAATATGGTGATTGTCAAGGAGTTCCAGCGCAACCGCTCGG gccggCTGGTGTCTCACTCCACCCCAATTCGCTGGCACCGCGGCCAGGAACCCCAGGCCCACAGGCACAGGAACCAGGATGCCAGCCACAGCTTCTTCAGCTGGTTCTCAAACCATAGCCTCCCAGAGGCCGACAGGATTGCTGAG ATTATCAAGAATGACCTGTGGGTTAACCCTGTGCGTTACTACATGATGGGAGAAGGGGGCTACAGGGCAagcagaaagaaacaagaaaaggaagaaag TAAAAACAGGGATGAATATGAGGTGGTGATCGTAGAAGACTCTGATGACTATCACATCATGGAAGACATTATTGGCGAGACCTCAGACAGTGATGGTATCACCGACAATGAGACCATCCATGACATCAAGATCTCTGACTTCATGGAGACCACTGATTGCTTTGAGACCACCGACAACGAGATAACTGACGTCAGCGAGAGCCTCTGTGACAGCGAGTGTCCTGGCCACAATGAGACCACCGACAACAACGAGAGCCCTGATGACAATGAAACCACTGATAACAATGAGAGTGCTGATGACAACGAGACTACTGACAACAATGAGAGTACCGATGACAACAATGAGAATCCTGATGACAACAATGAGAATCCCAGTGACAACAGTGAGAACCCTGAAGACAACAACACTGATGACAATGAAGAGAACCCTGATGACAATGAAGAGAACACTGATGACAACGACGAGAATGCTGATGGTGACGAGAACCCCAGTGGTGATGATGAGAACCCCAAGGGTGGCAACCATGGCAGCAATGGCAACAACCAGGACAACAGTGGCAGTGACAACGGAGACAATGATGGCAGTGACATTGAAGATAATGATAGCAATGAAGGTGACAATGAAGGCAGTGATGACGGCAATGAAGGTGACAATGAAGGTAGTGATGACGATGACAGAGACATTGAAGACTACGAAAATGACTTTGAAGACTCTGACAAGGATCACCATAACAGCACCTACGACGACGAGGTAGAGAACATCTTCGAAGAAGAATCATcagtggaggaagaagaggaggagggcagtGAGGAAG CCAGCGAGCAGGAAGGTGAAGACAGCGATGATgaggaaggaagtgaggaagaggaaggaatcgAAGAAGATTCAGAAGGAGGGGAAGACTCAGAAGACTCTGACATGGAGGAGGTGCTTCAGGTCCAAAATCCTTGGGCCAACCCTGGGAAGAGGGGCAAAATGGGATAA
- the TSPYL2 gene encoding testis-specific Y-encoded-like protein 2 isoform X1, with amino-acid sequence MDRPDEGPPAKARRLSGSEPPQNELQPPPPPPPPPLLRLPLPPPQQRPRLREETEAAQVLADMRGVGLGPTLPPPPPYVILEEGGIRAYFTLGAGGPGWEPAMESGYGGAPPPTESLETFSPSEVAGGSLEIDFQVTEPSSFAGEKALETCSARGRGYQRLAGPRGREETVIIVEDDDEDEKESVRKRRRRRKRKPRKVKKESREKNAEKIECILQALENIQLDLEAVNIKAGKAFLRLKRKFIQMRRPFLERRDLIIQHIPGFWVKAFLNHPKISILINQRDEDIFRYLTNLQVQDLRHISMGYKMKLYFQTNPYFTNMVIVKEFQRNRSGRLVSHSTPIRWHRGQEPQAHRHRNQDASHSFFSWFSNHSLPEADRIAEIIKNDLWVNPVRYYMMGEGGYRASRKKQEKEERLPLSKNRDEYEVVIVEDSDDYHIMEDIIGETSDSDGITDNETIHDIKISDFMETTDCFETTDNEITDVSESLCDSECPGHNETTDNNESPDDNETTDNNESADDNETTDNNESTDDNNENPDDNNENPSDNSENPEDNNTDDNEENPDDNEENTDDNDENADGDENPSGDDENPKGGNHGSNGNNQDNSGSDNGDNDGSDIEDNDSNEGDNEGSDDGNEGDNEGSDDDDRDIEDYENDFEDSDKDHHNSTYDDEVENIFEEESSVEEEEEEGSEEASEQEGEDSDDEEGSEEEEGIEEDSEGGEDSEDSDMEEVLQVQNPWANPGKRGKMG; translated from the exons ATGGACCGCCCGGATGAGGGGCCTCCAGCCAAGGCCCGTCGCCTCAGTGGCTCCGAGCCCCCTCAGAACGAGCTGCagccgccgcctccgccgcctccgccgcctcTCCTGCGCCTGCCCCTGCCTCCACCTCAGCAGCGCCCGAGGCTCCGGGAGGAAACCGAGGCAGCACAGGTGCTGGCTGACATGAGGGGGGTGGGACTGGGCCCCACTCTGCCCCCACCGCCGCCCTATGTCATTCTAGAGGAGGGGGGGATTCGCGCGTATTtcaccctgggggctgggggtcccGGCTGGGAGCCCGCGATGGAGTCAGGGTATGGGGGGGCGCCCCCTCCCACGGAGAGCCTGGAAACATTCTCTCCCTCGGAGGTTGCTGGGGGAAGCCTGGAGATTGACTTCCAGGTGACGGAGCCCAGCAGCTTTGCAGGAGAGAAGGCCCTAGAAACCTGTAGCGCAAGGGGGCGGGGGTACCAGAGGTTAGCTGGCCCACGGGGGAGGGAAGAGACCGTCATCATCGTGGAAGACGACGACGAGGATGAAAAGGAGAgtgtgaggaagaggaggaggaggaggaagaggaagcccaggaaggtgaagaaggaaagcagagagaagaatgCCGAGAAGATAGAGTGCATCCTGCAGGCGCTGGAAAATATTCAGCTGGACCTGGAGGCGGTGAATATCAAGGCGGGCAAGGCCTTCCTCCGTCTCAAGCGCAAGTTCATTCAGATGCGAAGACCCTTCCTGGAGCGCAGAGATCTCATCATCCAGCATATCCCAGGCTTCTGGGTCAAAGCA TTCCTCAACCACCCCAAAATTTCAATCTTGATCAACCAACGTGATGAAGACATTTTCCGCTACTTGACCAATCTGCAG GTACAGGATCTCAGACATATCTCCATGGGCTATAAAATGAAGCTGTACTTCCAGACAAACCCCTACTTCACAAATATGGTGATTGTCAAGGAGTTCCAGCGCAACCGCTCGG gccggCTGGTGTCTCACTCCACCCCAATTCGCTGGCACCGCGGCCAGGAACCCCAGGCCCACAGGCACAGGAACCAGGATGCCAGCCACAGCTTCTTCAGCTGGTTCTCAAACCATAGCCTCCCAGAGGCCGACAGGATTGCTGAG ATTATCAAGAATGACCTGTGGGTTAACCCTGTGCGTTACTACATGATGGGAGAAGGGGGCTACAGGGCAagcagaaagaaacaagaaaaggaagaaag GCTTCCCCTCAGTAAAAACAGGGATGAATATGAGGTGGTGATCGTAGAAGACTCTGATGACTATCACATCATGGAAGACATTATTGGCGAGACCTCAGACAGTGATGGTATCACCGACAATGAGACCATCCATGACATCAAGATCTCTGACTTCATGGAGACCACTGATTGCTTTGAGACCACCGACAACGAGATAACTGACGTCAGCGAGAGCCTCTGTGACAGCGAGTGTCCTGGCCACAATGAGACCACCGACAACAACGAGAGCCCTGATGACAATGAAACCACTGATAACAATGAGAGTGCTGATGACAACGAGACTACTGACAACAATGAGAGTACCGATGACAACAATGAGAATCCTGATGACAACAATGAGAATCCCAGTGACAACAGTGAGAACCCTGAAGACAACAACACTGATGACAATGAAGAGAACCCTGATGACAATGAAGAGAACACTGATGACAACGACGAGAATGCTGATGGTGACGAGAACCCCAGTGGTGATGATGAGAACCCCAAGGGTGGCAACCATGGCAGCAATGGCAACAACCAGGACAACAGTGGCAGTGACAACGGAGACAATGATGGCAGTGACATTGAAGATAATGATAGCAATGAAGGTGACAATGAAGGCAGTGATGACGGCAATGAAGGTGACAATGAAGGTAGTGATGACGATGACAGAGACATTGAAGACTACGAAAATGACTTTGAAGACTCTGACAAGGATCACCATAACAGCACCTACGACGACGAGGTAGAGAACATCTTCGAAGAAGAATCATcagtggaggaagaagaggaggagggcagtGAGGAAG CCAGCGAGCAGGAAGGTGAAGACAGCGATGATgaggaaggaagtgaggaagaggaaggaatcgAAGAAGATTCAGAAGGAGGGGAAGACTCAGAAGACTCTGACATGGAGGAGGTGCTTCAGGTCCAAAATCCTTGGGCCAACCCTGGGAAGAGGGGCAAAATGGGATAA